GCGTGCCGAACCGGTCGTATGACTATCAGGCCGTGGCCGGCGTGATGAGTGTGATGCGATCCGTCAGCGTGCCGTTAGGCATTTCGACGCCGGATCAGCCTAACCTGTCGTCGACGATCTGGCGCACCGTGTCCGACCAGAAGAACCTCGTCTACTATTTCGACTCGTCGACGCGGCCGGACACGTTCTGGGTGTCGCTGCACAATCTGAATCTGAAACCGGGCGCGCCAGTGATGAAGCTGACTATCGACGCCGGGCAGGTATTTTCCGGTGAAGTCTCGGGATCGTTCGTCGCGACGCCGTCGTTCAGATTCATGCCGGCGCCGGCGCCGTGAAACAAACCGCACCTGGCGTCGCGAGCCAGGTGCGCTGCATACGCCGCGATCTGCTGGTTCACCTGCGGATAGTTCGCATGGCTGGCTCGGCTCGGAAGTTGTCCACGTACGGATCACGCCGATCGCTTCGCGATAGCGTCCCGCTTTCGCCTGCATGTCCGCGGCCCGCATGAACTGAAGGATAATTTCCACTCCCAATCCGGCGCACACGAAAACAATGAAACTCCATCGCATGCTTTGCTTTGGCCGTCATGAAGGAACCGGCAACGCGGCTATCGTGGTCGAGCACGCCGCGTTGGCCGAGGCCGAGCGCCTGGCATTCGCCCGAGAACAAAACGCAGCGGCGACGGTGTTCGTAGAAACGAATGCGGCCGGCGAGACGCAACTGGACTATTTCTATCCGCACATGCGCAGCCCGCTTTGCCTGCATGCAACGCTTGCCGCCAGCGCGGTGTTCTTCGAGCGCAATCCTGAGATCGAGCGGACCCGGTTCGTGACCAGCCTGCGCGGGCAGGTGCTTGAGGTCACGCGTCTCGACCAGAGCCTCTTCGTCGAGGTGAGTCCGCAGCGTTGCCCGCCGCTGAGTGTCGATGTCGCCGACGTGGCGCGCCTGCTTCAGACCGATCCGGCTAATCTGATCGGCTTGCCGAGGCTCGCGTCGGTGGGCAGCGCCAAGCTGTTGGTGGAAGTGGCCGATCAACCCTTGCTCGACGCATTGCAACCCGATCTCCCGGCTATCGTCAGTTGGGGACGGGAGCAGGGCGTGTCGGGCTTATACGTGTATTGTCGTCTGCATGACGAGGTCTACGCGGGCCGCAATTTCAATCATCTCGAACCCCACGCTGAAGATCCGGCAACGGGCGTCGCCGCCGGTGCGCTCGCCTCTTTGCTGGAGCGAAACATTACCGTACTGCAGGGCGACGCACGCGGCCAACCGTGCACGCTGCAGGCTCGCTACAGGAACGGCACGGTTCAAGTGGGCGGCCGCGCGGAGCGAAGCGAGGTCTGACGTACCCAAAGCCGCACGCTCCCCTTTGATCAGATAAAAACGCATTCGATGATCGATGCTCACGCCCGCCAGGTTCTCCAGAACGAGCCGCCAATCCCCATCATTGGTCGGATTCTCTGGATGATCTATCCAGGAAACGAGGCCTGATCTATCGACGTCAGGCGATTAGACTCGAACTCCCTACCAATCACAGATGGAGAACCCCATGGCTGACCATTCAATCAAAGGGAAGGTCGTTCTGATCGCCGGCGGCGCGAAAAATCTCGGCGGCTTGATCGCGCGGGATCTGGCCCGGCAAGGCGCCGCCGCGGTGGCGATTCACTACAACAGCGCGTCGAGCAAAGCAGCGGCCGATGAAACCGTGGCCGCTATCGAAGCAGCGGGTGCACGCGCTGTCGCATTTCAGGCCGATCTGACCCGCGCGAGCGCCGTCGAAAAGCTATTCGCCGACACGATCGCCGCAGTGGGCAAACCCGACATTGCGATCAATACCGTCGGCAAAGTACTCAAGAAGCCTTTCGTGGAAATCACCGAGGCGGAATACGACGAGATGAGCGCGGTCAACGCGAAATCTGCGTTCTTCTTTCTGAAAGAAGCGGGCAAGAACGTCAACGATCATGGCAAGGTGGTGACGCTCGTCACGTCGCTGCTGGGCGCGTATACGCCGTTTTATGCGGCGTACGAAGGCACCAAGGCGCCGGTCGAACATTTCACGCGGGCGGCGTCGAAGGAATTCGGGCAGCGCGGCATTTCGGTCAATGCGATTGGACCGGGTCCGATGGATACGCCGTTCTTCTATCCCGCCGAAGGCGAAGAGGCGGTGGCGTATCACAAGACCGCCGCGGCGCTGTCGTCGTTCTCCAAAACCGGTCTGACCGATATCGAAGACGTGATCCCGTTCATTCGTCACCTGGTTAGCGACGGCTGGTGGATCACCGGTCAAACCATTCTGATCAACGGTGGCTACACCACGAAGTAAGCCCGGCATGCCGGCGCCGTGGCGGCTCAAGCTAGCCGCGGCGGCTCGCTGCGCCATTGAAGGAAGCACTGATGGATAAACTCGACCAGCTTCGTATCTTCGTCCAGGTCGCGGACATGGGGAGTTTCATCAAGGCCGCCAACGCGTTGGATCTGCCGCGCGCGTCGGTGTCGGCGGCGGTGCAGGAGCTCGAATCGAGCCTCGCGACGCGGCTTCTCCATCGCACCACGCGGCGCGTGCAACTCACCGCCGACGGCATTCAATTGCTCGATCGCGTACGGCCGTTGCTCGGCGATGTGGAAGACATCTACTCGTTGTTTCAGACGCGTCAGAAAGAAGTGTCCGGCCGCTTGAGCGTCGACGTTCCCAGCCGGATCGCCCGTCGTTTGATCGCCCCCGCGCTGCCCGGTTTCCTGCGACGCTATCCGCGTTTGCAATTGGGACTGGGATCGACCGATCGCGCAATCGACCTCGTTCGTGAAGGCGTGGATTGCGTCGTACGGGTGGGTAATCTTAACGACAGCAGTCTTGTGGTGCATCCGTTAGGCCATTTCGCGGTGATCAATTGCGCGAGCCCCGAGTATCTCCGCGCGAAAGGCATTCCGGGCCTGCCGGACGAGCTCGGGCAAGGGCATGAAATGGTGGGCTATGCGTCGCCGACCACCGCGCGGGAACAACCTTGGGAATTCGTCGTTGAAGGCGAGCTCCGTAGCGTTGCCGTGGCTTCGCAAGTCGTCGTGAACAATGCCGAAAGTTATATCGCCTGCTGCCTCGCGGGCATAGGGCTGATTCAGATTCCGCGCTTCGATGTGCAGCACTTGCTGGATCGCGGCGAACTGGTTGAAGTCATGCCTGATTTTTGCGCGGCGGCCATGCCCGTTTCGTTGTTGTATCCGCACCGCCGTCAACGGTCGCGGCGGCTGAATGCGTTTATCGAATGGTTCGAAGCGTTGATTCGGCCGCAGCTCGTGCCGAAGCCTATGCTGACTGCTTAACTCATGCGGTAAAAAAACACGAACAAACCGATGGCCACAATGGCCCAGAAACCAGCCGACACGGCACGGGAGAATGGGCTCTTCTCGAACTTGCGTGTCCACCAGGAATTCAACGCCTCGAAAAGCAGGCCCCCTAGCAGGAAGATAACGACACTGACGGCTACGGCCGAGGCCGTCAGCTTACCGGACTCGTGATACTGAATTAACAGATTGAGCAGGACGGCAGGAAGCGACCACATCAAAGCGCGCTTAAAAAAGACCGCAGACATTACATATACCTTTTGTTATGGAAGTTACGTCGAATTGTAAGGCTTTATTGCGGTCCAATCGTTTTTAATCAATAAGTAGAACATCGGCACTGTTTTTTTGAAACTCCGAAGCAGGCGATTGACCCTCCAACTGGATCGTGGGACAGTTCGCAATCCTTTTGCGTGTCTGTTTCACCCCGTTTTTTTCGTTCTGAAGACGATCCTTTTCTTTCAATCGCTAGTACTCGGACTAATCAATTGAAACGCGAAATTGCAAGTTGGTATGGACAGTTGTGGGCTCTTCTTCTATTGACTTTCTGTGCAGTCGGCAATCAAGCCGGTGCGGTGACGCTGCCAGTCGACGGTCCAGCCGCCGGCAGCATCTACGCTTCCTCTTCGGCGGTGTCCGCGCACGGCAACCGAGCCTTAACCGGTCAGGAGTCGCTGTGGGGCGTGGTCGTGCACCCGTCCGGCGAGGTGCTGAAACTGGTGAATGCCAGCCCGCTATTGAAGTCGGCACTCAACGCCTATCAAGACGCGGTCGACAATCGTGGCGCCGTTCCGTTTGGCGTATTGCAGGAGGATTGGAGCGGCGCCAAGGTGATCATGTTGCCTACGAGAGAGCGGCAACTCGTTTTGAGTTCAGACGTATTGGCGGAAGTCCCGCAGGATTTCGTGGGCGACCTGAGTCACGGTCTCGGCTACTTCTGGAATTACGATCGGGACAAGCTTCTCTATAACAAGTGGATGCCGCCGCATGGCGAGGGTCCGCTGACACGCACGATTGTTGGCGGCTTTGGCGTCTGGATGGAGTCTCATGCGGAGGTCTACAACTTTCTTGCCCAGCAGGAGATTCTCGCGGCGGCGCATGCGACGAAACGAAAAGCAATCGCCATCAAGCTGGCCAACAACGATCGCTCGAACGGGCTTCTTCAGGTAGCACTTGATAATCAGTTCGCAGCCGATAATAAGAAGGGGCTTCCAGCGGACGAGATTCAGAATCGGCTCGACAATCTTGCCTACATCCTGACAGGAAGCATCTCCGTCCCAAAGCGCTCGGCAACGCCGCCTGGTCCGGCGAACCACGTTGCGATGAGCCAAAGCGATATCCCAACGCTCGCCGCCGTTGGTTCGCCATCTGAAGATCGTGATACGGTAGTCAACGATTTTCTGGTGCGTCTGAAAAGCGTTGCCGATTCTGGCGCGCTCAATGACGTCGACAAAACCATGAAACTGCTAGGTATGGGGTATAGCGAGAAAACGACGGAAATGACGCCGTCGCCGCCTGATTGTTCGATCGACTGGCACCCGAAAAGCACGCTAAAAACGGACGTGCAACGAACGGGAAGTGATTGGTATCAGCCTACCCAATTTGGCGTGCTCAACCTGGCGGTCCCAGGTACTTTCGTCAACCCGCCCGAAATAGTGAAGGGCGAACCGATCATGAATTATGCCGTTACGCATACGGTTCGCTGCACGGATAAATTCAGGCTTCAGGACAGCACGGAAGCCAAGCTCGATCTTTACAGGCTGCCGCCGTATGCGTGTGTCACCGTGCCGGATATTGCGCGGGTGTTTCCGGGCGCCCGGTCTCAGTACGCGACCGACGGTTATCTTCCTTATTCCTATGAAGGACACCTGGATGAAGATACCGGTACGTCCGTTACGTTTTCATTCCGCATGGGAGAGAGCTGCGCTTTAGGCATCAGCATCGAACAGTCGCAAGAGAGCGGCATGCGCTTCAGGCGGGCCGTCTATAAATTTCAATTGTGTTGGGCGGAAACCCGAGTCGACTATTGCGCCGGGCTTAGCCAGAGTGAGCGAGGCCAGCCGAGATCGGGAGAGATGTCGCAGTACATCCAGGACCGCTGCCCGACCATGAATGCTCTTTACCTGAAGGAACCACTGACCGGTGAATTACCGCCCAGATCGCCGCTCGGAATAAACGACGTCGGCGTGTGCAGATGAATTCGACCACTCGGTCTGCATCTTGACGATCAATCAGACCGGCAATCGCGGGCACTGGCGGCCCGCGATCTGATTTTGAGGCGCGGCGCCGGAGCATCGGCGTCAGTGTTTATCCCATGTCGGAAAGTCAATCGTAAGCCGTTGCGGATCAGGGCGGACGGCGATCTGCTAACGGTCCAACGGCCAACCCACGCCAGGCGCTACGACGTCGTAGAAAGCGCGTCGGGCACGAACATTCGGTAATGCAGCACAGTTCAAGTTTCCTCTGGAATATGCCGAAAGCATGAATTAGGTATTCTGACTTTACGGATCATTCCTATGACGATTAAGTTAAAGCTTCGGCTGCTCATGCTGGTCACGTTGCTTGCCATTGGTTT
This genomic stretch from Paraburkholderia bryophila harbors:
- a CDS encoding PhzF family phenazine biosynthesis protein, whose protein sequence is MKLHRMLCFGRHEGTGNAAIVVEHAALAEAERLAFAREQNAAATVFVETNAAGETQLDYFYPHMRSPLCLHATLAASAVFFERNPEIERTRFVTSLRGQVLEVTRLDQSLFVEVSPQRCPPLSVDVADVARLLQTDPANLIGLPRLASVGSAKLLVEVADQPLLDALQPDLPAIVSWGREQGVSGLYVYCRLHDEVYAGRNFNHLEPHAEDPATGVAAGALASLLERNITVLQGDARGQPCTLQARYRNGTVQVGGRAERSEV
- a CDS encoding SDR family oxidoreductase, with the protein product MADHSIKGKVVLIAGGAKNLGGLIARDLARQGAAAVAIHYNSASSKAAADETVAAIEAAGARAVAFQADLTRASAVEKLFADTIAAVGKPDIAINTVGKVLKKPFVEITEAEYDEMSAVNAKSAFFFLKEAGKNVNDHGKVVTLVTSLLGAYTPFYAAYEGTKAPVEHFTRAASKEFGQRGISVNAIGPGPMDTPFFYPAEGEEAVAYHKTAAALSSFSKTGLTDIEDVIPFIRHLVSDGWWITGQTILINGGYTTK
- a CDS encoding LysR family transcriptional regulator — encoded protein: MDKLDQLRIFVQVADMGSFIKAANALDLPRASVSAAVQELESSLATRLLHRTTRRVQLTADGIQLLDRVRPLLGDVEDIYSLFQTRQKEVSGRLSVDVPSRIARRLIAPALPGFLRRYPRLQLGLGSTDRAIDLVREGVDCVVRVGNLNDSSLVVHPLGHFAVINCASPEYLRAKGIPGLPDELGQGHEMVGYASPTTAREQPWEFVVEGELRSVAVASQVVVNNAESYIACCLAGIGLIQIPRFDVQHLLDRGELVEVMPDFCAAAMPVSLLYPHRRQRSRRLNAFIEWFEALIRPQLVPKPMLTA